The following nucleotide sequence is from Desulfovermiculus halophilus DSM 18834.
TTCCAGGGCCGTGAGCACTCGGTTCACCGGCTTGACCGGCATGTTCAAGGCCTTGGCCAGCTCCCGCGGGGAACAGCTCTCATCCTGGGACTGCAGGCGGCTGATCAGATACACCACCACAGCCAGTCCGAGCCGCTCCTTATCATCCAGATTGAACTCCCCGAGCTGGTTCTCGTCCTTGGACGCCCCGGAATTGGAGAGGCAGAAGCTGATTTCCGCGCCCAAGAGGACGATCACCCAGCTGATATACAGCCAGAACAGAAAAAGCGGCAGCTGGGCGAAGCTGCCGTATATGGCATTATATTTACTCACCCCTATCTGATAGTGAATAAATGTCTGCTGACTGGCCTGCCACAGGCTGCCGGCGCATATGGCCCCGACCAGGGTGCTGCCCAATCCGATCCGGGTATTGGTGATAAAGAAATACATGAAAAATAAGGCCAGACTGACCAGGAGGAAGGGCATGATCTTCAATATCAGGATATACACCGTACTGAACAGGGTGTAGGAGAGAATATACTGCACGAGACTGGAGCTTTGCATGGATGCGGTGAAGCTGGTGGCCACGATGATCAGCAGAGGGCAGACCAGGGTGACCGACAGATAGTCGGAGAACTTTCTGGTCAGGCTGCGCTGGCTCTGGACCCCCCAGATCGTGTTGAAGCTCTTTTCAATGGTCCCGATCAGGGTAAAGACGGTAAACAGAAGCAGTCCCACGCCCATACTGCCGAGTGTGGCCACATTAGTCCGGTTGATGTAGTCGATTATGTGGCTCACCACCTGCTCCCGGCCGGCGCTCAGCCGCAGAAGGATCTCCTGCATGTACTCCGTATTCTGAAACCCCAGGCCTTTGGTGATGGAGAAGGCAACGGCCAGAAAAGGAACTATGGACAGGGCGGTGGTATAGGTCAGGGCCGAGGCCCGCAGCAGAAGCTGATCCCGCTGAAAGGAGCGGTACAGGAAGTACCCCCACTGCCCAAAGGCCTGGAGCTTTTCCTGCACCGGAAGAGGAACTGCCGGATGAGAAAAAGGGAGCTTCATGGGACCTCCGCAGAGATATGGCTCTTTGACCTTATCGGAGTGTATGCGCAGCCGTGTATTCGCAAGATTCCATACCCGGCCTCCCAGAGCCAGAAATATGTGCCTGCCGGCTAGGCATCATGCCCGAATTTGAGAAAAAATCCAATATCCTTTCCCCAAGACCAGTGAGAGGATGCCGCACCCGGAAAATTGTGGCTCTTCGATACTGGAAGTTAAGTTGCATGCATAAGAGTTTGCTGTCTCTTCTGTGTACCCATCTTCGGCCCGGGATTATTTCAACCCCAAAAAGTCAAAAATTTTAATCCTTTCTTGTGAATCTGAAAAAATATATTTTTTATTTTGCTGATTTCACAAAAATTAATTGACATATTTCCTGAATTGCCATTACTCTGCAATTAAAAAAGGCTCTTCGACACAGAAAGTGGAACTGCATACATAAGAGTTTGCCGTCTCTTCTGTGTGCCGTGAGCGGCAGGCCCGCACATTAAAAAACACTCGACGAGAAGGGGCGCATGTCCAGAGTAAAAATCGACAACCTGAACCTGGCGATCATCAAAGAGCTTCGGCAGGGCCGCAAGTCGTTCAAGCGGATTGCCGACCGGCTGGAGGTCACCGAAAACACCGTCCGGTCCCGGGTCAACAAGATGATGGATACCGGCCTGCTGGACATCAACGGGCAGGTGGACATCGAGCAGATCCCCCACCATCAGCTGGTCATCATCGGGGTCAAGCTCAAGACCACGGACATGTTCAAAAAAGGCGAAGAGTTCAGCCGGGTCAAGGGGGTCGTCTCGGTCAGCGTGGTCACCGGTCGATATGATCTGATCCTTCTGGTCATCTTTAATGAGGAGTATGGGCTGCAGGAGTTCTACGCCCAAGAGGTGTCCAGGATTGAAGACGTCCAGTCCTTGGAGACCTTTGTGGTTTACAAGGGCTACAATCTCAAGGTCCCGTATATAGTTTAAACTGCAGGCAACAGAGGACAGGGCGGGCGTACACGACCGGCCCAAACAGGCTTGGAACCGGGTGGCTTCCCCCTGATCCGTCTCTGTCTTAAACCTCAGCGAGGTCCACGATGTCTAAACACAGCAAGCAAACTCCCCTGCATGCCTGGCATGTCCAGCAGGGTGCGAACATGGCCCCATTCGGCGGATACGACATGCCGGTCTGGTACTCCTCGGCCAAAAACGAGCACCTTGCGGTCTTGAACCGGGCCGGGCTCTTTGACACCAGCCACATGGCCACAGTGATGGTCAACGGCCCCAGGGCCAGGGATCTGCTCCAGCAGACATTTTCCCGGGATCTGGAGGCCTGTCTGGGCAAAAAACGCACCCCGCTGCAGCCCGGGCGCATGGTCTACGGCGTCTTCCTCACCCCGAAGGGACACGTCATCGACGACGCCATCATCACCCACCTGGAGGACGACCTGTACATGGTTGTGGTCAATGCCGGCATGGGACCGGGCATAGCCGATCATCTCCAAAACCACCTGGCGGACAGCCAGACCCGGGTCTTGGATCTGACCGACCAGGTGGGCAAGATCGACCTCCAAGGCCCGCGAGCCGGAGTAATCCTCTTCGGCCTGCTCCAGGACCCGGACCGGGTTTTTGCCCGTATGCCCTACTTCTCCTGCCATGGACATCTCCAGCCCGAAAAATCCGAGGTCCGTCTCCGGGACGGCACCCCCCTACTCCTGTCCAGATCCGGATATACCGGAGAGTTCGGCTTTGAGATCTTTGTCCGTCCCCAGGATCTCTTGTCGGCCTGGACCTCGATCCTGGAAGCTGGAGCCGAGCACGGACTTCTTCCCTGCGGCTTGGCCGCCAGGGACTCCCTGCGGGCCGGAGCCGTTTTGCCCCTCTCCCATCAGGATATCGGGGACTGGCCCTTTGTAAACACCCCCTGGGATTTCGCCCTGCCCTGGACCGAGGATAAGCAGGGGTTCAGCAAGGACTTCGTCGGCGCCCAGGCCCTGCGTGACCTGACCGATCCTCCGCTGACCGCGGCCTTTGTGGGCAAGGACCTGCGCAAGGTCAACGCCGGCCCGGATTCTAAGGTTTTAAATGCCCAGGGCGACCCCATCGGCACGGTCCTGTCCTGCGTCACGGATGTGGGCGTCGGATGGCACCAGGGACGGATCTACAGCGTCAGCAGCCCGGATGCACCGGAGGATTTCAAGCCCAAGGGCCTCAGCTGCGGATTTGTCCGGGTCACGGCCCCTCTTCATCCCGGAGACGCCGTCAAAATACAGGACAAGCGCAGGACCCTGGAGGTTACAGTGGCCGAAGATATCCGGCCGGACCGCACCGCGCGCAAGCCATTGACCCAAATGCTCAACACCGAACACAAATAAAGGAGGGTGACCCCATGAAGGAACTGAACGAAATTATACTCCCGGACGAGTTGGCCTACAGCAAGGAACACGAATGGGCCAAAAAGGAAAACGGCGTCATCCGGGTGGGCATTACCGATTTCGCCCAGGACCAGCTCGGGGATATCGTCTTCGCCGAGCTGCCGGAAGAAGGAGCGGAGTTCAGCTCCGGCGATGAGTTCGGGACCCTGGAGTCGGTCAAGGCCGTGTCCGAGGTCTATATGCCCATTGGCGGGACCATCAAGGCAGTGAACAGCGACTTGGAGGAAA
It contains:
- a CDS encoding aminomethyltransferase family protein, whose translation is MSKHSKQTPLHAWHVQQGANMAPFGGYDMPVWYSSAKNEHLAVLNRAGLFDTSHMATVMVNGPRARDLLQQTFSRDLEACLGKKRTPLQPGRMVYGVFLTPKGHVIDDAIITHLEDDLYMVVVNAGMGPGIADHLQNHLADSQTRVLDLTDQVGKIDLQGPRAGVILFGLLQDPDRVFARMPYFSCHGHLQPEKSEVRLRDGTPLLLSRSGYTGEFGFEIFVRPQDLLSAWTSILEAGAEHGLLPCGLAARDSLRAGAVLPLSHQDIGDWPFVNTPWDFALPWTEDKQGFSKDFVGAQALRDLTDPPLTAAFVGKDLRKVNAGPDSKVLNAQGDPIGTVLSCVTDVGVGWHQGRIYSVSSPDAPEDFKPKGLSCGFVRVTAPLHPGDAVKIQDKRRTLEVTVAEDIRPDRTARKPLTQMLNTEHK
- a CDS encoding Lrp/AsnC family transcriptional regulator; translated protein: MSRVKIDNLNLAIIKELRQGRKSFKRIADRLEVTENTVRSRVNKMMDTGLLDINGQVDIEQIPHHQLVIIGVKLKTTDMFKKGEEFSRVKGVVSVSVVTGRYDLILLVIFNEEYGLQEFYAQEVSRIEDVQSLETFVVYKGYNLKVPYIV
- the gcvH gene encoding glycine cleavage system protein GcvH: MKELNEIILPDELAYSKEHEWAKKENGVIRVGITDFAQDQLGDIVFAELPEEGAEFSSGDEFGTLESVKAVSEVYMPIGGTIKAVNSDLEEKPELVNQDPYGQGWLLEVTPSDPSELDSLMDKNGYFEMLKGDA
- a CDS encoding YhjD/YihY/BrkB family envelope integrity protein translates to MKLPFSHPAVPLPVQEKLQAFGQWGYFLYRSFQRDQLLLRASALTYTTALSIVPFLAVAFSITKGLGFQNTEYMQEILLRLSAGREQVVSHIIDYINRTNVATLGSMGVGLLLFTVFTLIGTIEKSFNTIWGVQSQRSLTRKFSDYLSVTLVCPLLIIVATSFTASMQSSSLVQYILSYTLFSTVYILILKIMPFLLVSLALFFMYFFITNTRIGLGSTLVGAICAGSLWQASQQTFIHYQIGVSKYNAIYGSFAQLPLFLFWLYISWVIVLLGAEISFCLSNSGASKDENQLGEFNLDDKERLGLAVVVYLISRLQSQDESCSPRELAKALNMPVKPVNRVLTALESLGLVAVVAGNNEERLVLIGCPQRMKVEEFLRIFRRFRETGDLTFSGSDGLEKFCAQRREAMESGELNMTLEELSIRIFGARS